A window of Pungitius pungitius chromosome 19, fPunPun2.1, whole genome shotgun sequence genomic DNA:
GGAATTAAATGCACTCAATTTCCTGCGTATTACATGCgataaatttaaaaagaaaatactttacTTTGAAATTCGttttacatatttaaacatGATTTAAAGATTAGTTGCGGTGTCAATGGTGGGGGTAAAAGTACTAATACTGCAGCGTGAAAATACTCTGTTTAAAAGACCCACTTTTGAAACCACATTTGAGTAAAAGTAAGACATTTATCAAGAAAATTAAGTACTGAGCAGTCAGTGTCTTACTATATTACTGCTGAATGCGTCATATTCCAATATCTGTGATATCTGGTTTTTTTACTGGCTGGAAAAAAGATGAAAGCAAAGAAAGTTACCCAATATCACAACATGCAGTGAGGTAGAAGCTTTGAGTGGCATGCAATGACAGATATTGCACTACAAAACATATACACAGGTATCATTGGAAAAAAGGGAACGTAAACCTGACCTTGTGAAGAAAAGGTGGACCAGCTGTCAGTAGCTCCAGGGTAACAGTGCTCAGTCCTGAGATGAACTCCGCCTTAAGTCGGAGAGATTAAGCAACTTCTTTTTTGCGTTGACTGGCGTGACACAATGGGGGAAAAGTACCAGCACCGCCCTCCTGCAGGAGACCGACCCAAAGGAAGAAGCGCGCTGCGAGGGCCGACCTGCAACAACACGACGACGTGTGGAAAAATTTCACCGGGTGTTTTCGGGACAACACACCCTGCCGCACACTTCCTTTGGCCACATGCGCACGCGTTAAAGCGGACCAGATTtgatgaggagaaaacaaaaaaaccttgtAAATGCCACTTGTACACTTCATGACACTTTCACAGCTATTGTGCTTTCCCTTTACGTCCTTTCTTGGTGCCCCCGCTGGTGGAAAATAACTTGAAACGGTCTCCTGGTGAGTCAACGCCCGAATGCCCGGGTTACGTAAATGCATTCtcctgctcgggggggggggtgagggggacaATAAGGAGCCATTGCTAATATCAAACAGCAATGCTCTGAGACCAATTAAAAGAAGCATTTTTCACCAAACAGTTTGATTTGCTGCCACAGATAAAAGTGGATTTGCAACTGTGAAATGCAAGTAGACCGCTCTTCACTTGAGTCCTCGTGGCGCTTCCCTTCGAACACGCCGGAAGTCGCCGGAGGCCAAACCTTGCGGTAAGACAAGACCGTTGAATCACCTGTCGACGTGCCGACGACCTGGAACCCGAGGAGACGCCGGCTTCCTGCAGAGCTCGCTAACGGCAGCCGTCATTATTATATCATGTATTTGAGAGGCCTTTTGAGAGTTGCTGTGAATGTAACCAAATTCTGAaatctgtattaaaaaaaaaaaaaataataatccggGGCTGGTTCAGACACCTTAGTCACCGCCACACCTTGCATAACTCTACTTTATGTGTTATAATAGGTCCAGCGGTTGGCTCTTCTGCGTTGGCACAGAGGGGGGACGAGCACCGACGCGTGCATCCTTCCTCTTGTCCTCTTTCGCTCTTTGATCGCCGCCCGATAACAGCGGGCAAACACCGGCCTCCTCCTGCGGGCCCACGGGCCGCCAAAAACCAGCCCGTGGGACTCGTCCGCATCGGCGCGCGTGGTAAAAGTTTGGGTTTttgagccgccgccgccgtgcaCTAAAAATGGCAAAACCGATGGGAGACATGCGGAGGGAAGCGATGGGACGAGCAGAAACAAATACATGAGTCCCGCTGTCCCGCCGGCAGGTTCGTAATGAATAATTAATCCGGGGATGACGGATGCTTTGGAACGTTTTGGTTCCCCCGGAATCACAGCTGTGTTCGAGGGCCCGCCGAAGGTCAGCGGTACAGAGCTGAGAGACGAGCATGTCGTTTCCTGTCTGGAGTCCTTCACACCCcaccgcccgccccccccccccccccgcgtgacTTCAGGAGGTTGTGAAACGATGAAAGATGAGAAGTCACCAAAGTGACTGATCAGATTGCTATGGCAACCAAACATTTAACCAAAAAAGAGGAACTTTTAGCGACCTGCCGGTGCCCacagtctgggggggggggggagacgaagCACGTGGAACACAAACGTCGATCTAAGAGCTCTACAGATGTCTAACCCAAAACTGGGGGAACAGTTGCGGCGTGTAGCAACACAGCCACGTCGTAaagaacgaacacacacacacacacacacacacacacacacacacacacacacacacacacaaactgaggaAGCGGCAACGCGAGCAGGTGTTGATGCGAAGGTGGAGTCGACAGGAGCACGTTGCTTTCGGCTGGCTGAGTCGATTACGCctgagccccctcccccccccccctgctgcagaCTAACACGGACCGTTGAGTCCTcgggagggcccccccccctccccctccccctccagcagTACAGGACACGAGTTTGCTCAAGGAAAGTGGTTAGTTATCTGCCAACGCAAggtggaaaaaagaagaaggggggtgggggggggggtcagtcggCCGCTTTGCAGGTGCAGTTTTTCTGCAGCGCTGAATGAAATGGCAGCAGAGAATGCCACAGAATGGCTGTAAATGCTTTCATCTCTCCACTAGATCACGGCGGATGAAGCAACATGAAGAAAGCAGGAGACTCTCTTCATGTTCTCCGCTTTATAGGTTTCAGAAACAAGGAGGCAGTTCATCGGTTTTCTGAGTCGGAGCAAATAAGGACGTCTACTTGAGGTCAGAATGTCGGCGAGGTGTTCAGGAGCCTTGCTGGAGATTCAATAGAGAACTTTTCCATCTCCACCAGTGGTGCCGGATAATTTAAgaagcttttgttttgtgtcgGTGAATCAGTTTTGGCAGATTTTCTGGAATCGTTTCTTCTAGTCGAAGAAATTCAGCGTTTTTGTGCACAAGCGCCCGGTGCTCAGGTTTTTACTCCTTTCGCTAATGTCTAGTCTTCGGTTTACGAGCAGAGCCGACATGTGGATTCATGCCGACAGCTGTCGCAGCGCGGCTTTAATGACATGCATTTATCCGTCTGCGGTGTGTCACAAAGAGGCGGGGCCTCGCACGAGGTATTTATAGTCCTCTTTATTCGCTCCATCCAGTCGGCGTGTTGCGGCCCGAGAAGAAGTTACACAATAAAGTCATTAAAAGTACAGGTTGTTGGACCAACTTCTGATTTACGTAAAgatacatgtgttttgtttatgcACTTTTGCACTAAAGTGTGCACGTTGTGTTGTCGTGGAATGTGGATAAACATGCAGCACAAAGCTGTGCATAAGCAATAATATCTGTTCAACTGAAGACATTTACactaaaatacatacaataaCGCCGTGAAGAGGAATTGTTCCAGGAATGAATATAGATGACAGGAAATGTCAAAACACAGGCAGTATTAGCAAACACAATTGTAAACTAAATAGACTAAAAAGTCTAAATGTGTGAGAGGCAGAATGTGGAAACACAACAGGGACTTCTacagaaagcagagagaagTCTCAAGTCCCGTCGGAGGACTTTAAGTTCATGGTTTTACCTCTTGAGGCCTAATCGTGACTCGCTAAAACACAGAAGCGAGCGCGCTACCCCTCCGCGTCGTCCCTGCCGACGTGCAGCTCGGTGACCCGCTCGGCGATGCGCTCTGCGACGGCTCTGCTGCTGCCGACGATCAGCCTCCGAGACATCAGATCAAAGGGTCCCCCTGCAGGAGAGACGTGCAGAGGGGAACGTCACCTCCGCCGCCAAACCAGCCGGTCGCTCTTTTGCCATCGATGTGCACCGCTTTGATTTGGATTGTTACATATCGTTTGATCCCAAAGAGGACGAAGCGTCTAAAGAGGCCtccaatgtttaaaaaaaaggaggttttCACTCTTTTCGCCGCGCTTCCCGAGCGGTGCCTCACCCGAAATGTCCATGACGACTCCCCCGGCCTCGGTAACCACCGCCGCCCCTCCGGCCATGTCCCAGCAGTGGATGCCCATGTGGTAGTAAGCGTCGGCCGACCCGCACGCCACCAGACACATGTTGACGGCCGCGCTGCCCGGCGAGCGGATGCTGAGGACACAGGTGGGATTCGTGGGATCATTGCTTGGTTAGGTGTTTAATTGCTTCCGAAGACGCGGCATCGTTGCCGATTGGCGCCGCGTCGCGTGCTTCGCACATCAGGCGactggaggcggggggggggggggtcgtccccTCCGTGAAgtgctttcaaatgtaaaaataaacactgcTGCTTCACATTAAAAAGCGTGATTCACAGGTGaaacatgtgggggggggggggctttattgTGCAACATTGATTGATAGTGGATCACGCTTTTATCTTTAGATATACTTTGAGTAACGGAGctcactgctgctgtgtggAGAAACATCTCATTGCATGTTCTTCTGTCAGTAGACCACGCGGcagcgccgtgtgtgtgtgtgtgtgtgtgtgtgtgtttacccgtGCACGGGGATGGTGAGGATGCTCTCGACGTTGGCCAACATCGCTTGGAAACGTTCGGGATCCTTGTTGAAGTTCATCTCCGTGAGCACCAGGGACTGGCTGATATCTTCGATGACACGGAAAAGCACCAGTAAGCACCAGTTGAGTGCACCGAAAGAAACACCGGAGCGCACCTCGTTGACTTTAGCTCCACCTGGTGGACTTGTGGAGAACCACAACACGCGATGTCCAGCGTTTACCTTCCTGTCCGGACACCTTGATGGGGTCTCCGTTGCAGAACGCCCCCTTCCCTTTCCGCGCCGTGTACATCTTGTCCTCGATGCAGCTGTAGACGACCCCGAACTCGATCTGAGGGCGAGAGGCAGCACAGGAGAACCCGCTGGGATTGAATGCGGcgttgagggggggtgggggggctgagaATAGAACCGCAGAAAGCTGCTACTCATCAGGAACTCCCTGGGTCACTGAGGTAATGAGTATCTTATGGTTCCATCTAATTAAGATGTTACGGTGTCAAAAGAAAACGCTTGACTCGCAAACAGTGACGCGTACCTCTTTCTTCACGGTGAAGCCGATGGACACGGACACAAAAGGGAACCTGCATGAAAGGAATTTTTaatacaagaaaaaacattccCTTTAATGAACTCCCTTCGGGGTTTAAGCTCGGAGGATTCAATTTCTATTATCTGTTCAGTTTCATCTACATTGTCTAATTATCCCTGACGGAGAGGACAATCCGAGAGAGAACCCaattaaaagataaaaagagaTAGGAGATAAACTCAATCCAGTGCCCGATCAGGCTTCTTAATGGCTTGTATAAGGCTTAATGTACAGCGAGCGGGTCGTTACTGCATAATGAACCCAGGGTTCAGATGGTAAGCCGGTTCCCCGCCATAAGATACTTTAATACAATACAGGAATCAAACTATCTTTGAGGATTTAAAAACTTTTCTGCTGTTTAAAAGAATATTGCATCCCTCGCAGTGGGTACCGTAGCCATGGCAACCGCACCACACCGCAGTGGCTTGAAGGGGAGGCGGCGCACGGTGAAAGCCTGCCGTTGACCAATCAGGAGTCGAGTATTCGACAAATCACTGCCGTCGCCGGGAGGCGGTACCTGTGAACAAAGTTGGTGGTGCCATCGATCGGGTCGATGATCCAGGTGGGATCGTCCGTCAGAACGCTGGGAGCACCTGCCGCCACCGACTCCTCGCCGATGAAGCTTGGCgtcagaaagaaaataaactttgGATGCAGCGTTGGTCGTATTATTGCACTTATTGTCTATTAATAAAGACACTGAGCGTATTTAGTCATGAACTTTTTTagtgtggaaaaataaaatgtgaagaaGAGATGAATGGACCAAACTTTAAGGGATAAAgagatacagaaaaaaaaactccccccccccccccccctcgtgtcccTGTGGTCATTTACCGGTGAGCGGGGTACTTCTCCTtgatggaggagatgatgagCTGTTCCACTCTCTGGTCCGTCTCGGTCACCAGGTCCACTGGCGAGCTCTTCTGCATGACGGCGATGTCCTTCTGCAGCGCCTCGCGGATCATCTGGCAGCGACAGCGAGATAAAAACCCAGCATTTTAGCGCCTGCTGCTGCAGTCACGTGTGCCACGTGTGACGTGTCAAGAGATGATCACAAATGTCTTTCATGGTAACTTAACATAACATTACTCTTATTACGCTTCCTTACTTAGTGTAAACCCTTATTTTTGATCTAAGAAATGCTTtctcttgtcttgttttgtccATTGTAGTTTTCGCAGTGTATTTGGGAAGCTGCGTGACGAGGCGGCTGTAATGTATGGGTTGAATCAAAGTGAAAACACATCTCCTTACTAtcttttgacacattttaagTGAACGTTCTGACCATCACTTGAGACGCTTGGACACCTGTCTGACCTCAAAGGGCTATATGTGAATATTGAAACATCAAGTGATCTTCTCGGATCTCATTTGATCACATCCTGCAAAGTCCCTTCTGCCATGACACAGATACAAGTGGACTCTACTCCCACAAAGTGACAGCAAGGGGAGGGTTCTTCATTCACCTTGCCAGCCTGTTTGGTGACTTCCACACACAGATCCAAACACTCCTGCCAAGGGTCACTCATGTTGATTCGCGGGACGAGGAGCCGGAGGACTCGATATTCCCGGATAATGACGGATTAAAACGCGTGTTTCCTGTCGAGGGGGATGAAAGCCACGCGCGGGGTTAGTTCACGACGAGCAGCTGCAGACACATCTGTCTgtagataaaaagaaaagcgaGACGAGTGGAAAGAGTCAAGTTAGCTGAATACGCGCTCCGTGTTAGCTGGCTTTTAAACTAATACAGTTAAAGCGTCATCACTTCAAACGTAACGTAACGGCGTTAAGCTTCGTAACGTCTTAACTTACGTGTTAATAAACGACAGTTGCGAGTGGCTCGATGAACTAAAGCTAACCCGACCCACCTTCACACGGGATTCACTTCTCTGCGGACTTTTAGCTAGCTCGTGGAGGGGCGGGACCGTGGGTGTGTCTCCCGCTCTCATTGGTTGAAAAAGATTCAACCGGAAGAACAATCGCTGTTTTCATTGGCTGGAATGCTGTCATTTCTCCATCCGTACACTGCGCTGAACAGCAGGCCTAAAAGTCGGCGTGGAGTAAATCAGCTGTCTTACCCTTTTTTGTCCAGGAggtggcagcagcaggtcgCATGCATAGATTTAATAGGATGCTTTTATTGTTGCAGGTTTGGACACTTAAGAAAATCAATGTTAAAGCCGGTTTCCCTAAAACTTAATATACAACTTTGCATACGACTCTGGAACTATAAAGGTACTTTTTTCActtaatatttttgtttgtgtctgtatgcATCTTTCATGGTAAAAATACTACATTGTTTTCGATATTCCGGTGTTGAACTTCCTTTTGATTGAGTTAATAAACCACAAACTTCCGGCAAGaaacacatctacacacatccTACTGTACTGTTCATTCTGATGAAGTACATTGTAGTACCATTATGGCCCATTTTCCCGAAGCTACACTGCATTTTGTTGATGGCGCAGTGACAAATGTTTGAGAAGAGTAATCACACCTTGTCTTGCTTTTCTTTTAGGCTATATTTGGTTATTAACCTCACGCTAACAAGGCCATTCGCTTTTAAACAAAAGGGCACCATATAAAGCTACAGATTTACCCTCAGGCAGACTTTATCATCAGCAGTCGAGAGGACTGGCATCATTTAGGCATCTTAAATCAGACCCATCTTCAAACTCAGTCCAGATTTCAACAAAATACTAACAATGACAAAAAGGATATTGTGACGGCATGTGGAAGTTCCTAGTAAGTGTCCGCATGATGACTCACAACCCCATCACACACATTGACTTACACGCTGACAATCACGCatgatattcattcattcattcaaaccTTTGGTCAAGCATAAGAAATCACTGAGGTTGCTTTTATTCTGAGGGACCAACAAAatccaaagaaaaaaggaaattcccAGAAGCTTTATGCTTTCCATGAAAagtgtgatgaatgaatgaaaatgactcTGTAGTTGATGCATATGAACGTATAAACACATGAATCATGTTCTCCTAGAACGAATAACCTGTGGAAGAACTCAAAATGAGGTAAAAGCATCTAAATGCATtgtcaaacacattcattcatattgCTTCTTGGAATAAAGTTGATGATAAAGATCATTTTTCAGGGCTTCCAATTCATGAAGACAGCCACAAATTCTTCCTCCAGCCCTTCACACAATGACCCGGAGAACAGCGCACACTCTGTGTGGGAGGATTCTTATTGGGGCCATAACGGGAGTCATGAGGATCTACTTTTTGCGACaggaagctgtaaaaaaaaaaaaaaaaaagagaaaaaagaagcaacATCTCATCAGGCTGTGTCTCTCGCTCACGTCAACCATCACCCCCGGGGACGAAGGGACACATCAGAACCGGACTCGATCTTTGCACAAATGTGACCTTTGGGTCGAGACCCTCACCCCAAGTTGACCTTCTGCGCGGGAACAAAGGTGAGCATTTACCTCCACGTTTTCCTGTGATGCCACAGGAAAACGTGGGAGTGGGAGTGTGTGCAGAGCTTCTCACGTACTGTTATTAGAAACCAATCTCCTTGGAAGGTCTTATTGTTTTTCAGAAGGTCGGACATACTTTACTGCGTAAAGATCCCCCGGAGGAACTCCCGCCTTGGGAGGAAAAACGTGGGAAGAGCATTTTGCAAATTTTCTAAAGCAAATGTCAGTCAACTATGCAGCGTAATCACACCTTTGGAGTTCCTGAAAGAGTGTCTGTCATCACTGCCAACTAAACTTTGCTGTGGTTATGTCAGAAACGGGCGCTGCAGGTAccagaagggaggactcaaatgcgggACTTTCAAATAAGTGTTCTTTAATTAATCCAAAACAGGCACATGTGCACAAACCAccacaatgacgcaacaagggacatCAGGCACAAAGGGTTTAAATTAcgcgagggaggtgcaggtgattggacacaggtggaaacaattagacaatcacaggacaaggcaggaagtgaagccaacccagggacacaagagacatgaaagtacaagataagacaggaagaggaaccaaaccgtgacaggttgTGCACAATAGAGGGGACTTCAGCGATGCCTTCCAGGCTAAATGCGTTgtcaacacattcattcatattatatTGCATCTTGGAATGAAGTTGATGGTACTGATAAAGATCATTTTTCAGGGCTTCCAATTTATAAAGACAGCCAGAAACCAATCTCCTTGGAAGGTCTTATTGTTTTGCAGAAGGTCGGCCATACTGTACTGCGTAAAAATACCCCGGAGGGACTCCCGCCTTGGGAGGAAAGAACGTGGGAAGAACATTTAGCTAATTTTCTAAAGTAAATGTCAGTCAACTATGCAGCGTAATCACACCCTGTGAGTTCCTGAGAAAGTGTCATGTCGCCTgatgtttgctgtggttgtgaTCAATAGACGGGACTTCAGCGTGTGGCGACAAGAGGCCGATGCCTTCCGGCGTCACGCTGCAATGGGCTCCTTTCAAACATCTGTTTTCGGCAAGTCTCCTTGTCCCACTCCTCCTTTTTGATTTAACCTGCACACATTGGGTTGAGATgttttcaatcccccccccccccccctcctcccgtcttTGTGTCCACTCTCAAAGGGTTTTTCATTAGCCAGCTGTGCATCGGTCAACTGAGAGCACATCTGGGCACCACGGCCAACATTAGGCCCATTGTGGTTGGTCGGTGCTACAATTACATCACTCTGGTCACCCCCAGCTTGAGGTAACGTACGCTGCACCAGGACTTATGTTTATTACAATATTAAACCTGACAGCCCTCTGTGCGTAGGGTTGACTGTGAGGACATCTGGAGACGGTTCGAGGAGTCGGTCGTCCTTCGGTCGTCCTTCAACGCGACGGTGGATTACCATCAGATGTTTGACGCCGTTCCTCAGACGTGGCCTTGTAACAGGGTGAGAAAAGCTGTCAAATCGAACGTTCATCACTCGCAGATGCTCCTTTAGATGACCCCTTTGGGTGCCTTCGCCCCCCCGGCCTTGTGTCTAGTGTCTCTTCTGGAGTCAAACCAGGAACCTAATGCACAGCTACACGGCCGTGGAGCGTCACTTCTGGACCTTGGAGGACACGCTGGTCGGCTTCATGTTCAACGAGCTGGTCTGGTGCGGACGGGAGAAACGCTCCGGTACTGCGTTCGTAACGAGAAGTCAAAAATGTGGATATCGTCATgttggggggccgggggggggggggacacttgtTTTTGACTAAAAGCTGTGAATTCGACACGCAGGTTTTGATTTCGGATCTTGTCCCCCTTGGGCTCCGAGTAGACGTCACCCAGTGTACTCCCTGTGGAGGCAAGCCTCGCAGAACGTGAGCTCACGATCGTTCGCATGCGACACGCCGCTCCAAACATGTACCTGTGTCGTCATTTCTCACCCCCtgacgtctccccccccccccccccccccccaacgttaTTGCTAGTTCGCGGAAATGGCATGCGGCAACGTCACCGTGTTGCTGAATGGGTCGATTTCCAACGCCTTCAATAGGCAAAGGTAGAGAAACACATTAAGAAGCGACTGTTTTATCAAAGCTGTTTGGTGAAAATGGATGAATTGTATATCGTATTTTTGTATAAACCCACAGCATGTTTGGAAGTGTGGAACTGGACGGGCTGGACCCATGCAGAGTGGACTATGTCCACATAAGAGTGGTGACCAATCTAGAGGGACCTTTCACGTGAGCATAAAAACAGCTGTTATGCCAATTTCACTTATATCATACATGTAAGGTGTGTAACTGATGAGTTACTTATATATCATTTCATGTCTGCTTCTCTGACCCGCTGAGAAGAGCCTCCAAAGGACTTTTGACTGCAAACATGACAGATGTTTGAAAGTTTAAAACACCACACATTTCTTGGGATTATGAGATCATATTTCCTGCTAAGTCACTTGTTGccagaaagaggaaaaacttAAACAGATGGTTTTCTTCATGGCTTAGAGCTGATCtataaacaatacaattaatatatattattatcaaCCTTTGTTATTGCCATTAGTTCCAGCTCTACAAAACGTAACATTTAAATCAACAGTTCAAGGTCCCATTGGTTCCTCTTCCGTAGAGAATCCTGTAGTAAAGGATCCATTGCAGACTTGATCCAGATCCTGCGGTCCAGAGGCTTCCGCTGGACCTGCACACTCAACGACGAGTAGGTGACCTCCATGGAAACACAAGTGTCTTCCCACTAACATACGTTACTGATGTGTAGACCTGATGTAATGCAGATGTTTGTCCTCAGGACCCTGATGAACCTTCAGTGTGTCCAGAACCCCGAGCAGGCCTCCTGTCAGCGATGTGCGAGCGGCTTCTCGCGTGGGACGGAACCACCCACGGACCCGTGTGGCTGTTAAAACCGATGGGAGGACGAAAATGAGTGTTTCGGTTTGTCCCATCGTTCCCTTCACGGGATTCCACTTCATCGTGGGATCAAGTCAGAAAACTGATCTGTTTTCGATGATGGGATCAGTTAGTCCTGACTATGTCAAGATATAGTTACAGATTTATGCTTGTGATGTTTTCGTTTTCTTCAAATCGGTGTGTGATTAAATCTGATCACATGTTTTGCATCGACGGAGGTTCATTTTGCTGCAGCATCATCATGTTGTCTGCTTTTATGGGTTAAAAGGTCAAGAGGCACCTTAAGTGGGGAAGAGTTACGAGTTGCAAGGGCGTTGCTCGgtgagctctcacacacacacacacacacacactccgtcaCCGTccggtacgctgcagccacggCCGAGGACGAGAGCCGGCTGGTATTTCTTGTATTTCTTGTTttcaaattgtgtgttttactgTCGCACCTTGTTTAACGTTCTTGGTAATAAAACGGTTTcggatttattattttaacctCTGCTCATACAATACAAGTATTATTCAGAAGGTGAAGAGTTGAAAGAACAAGAGCAGAAACCACGAGGTCAGGTGAGGTCAGGTGAGGTGAGGTTAGGTGAGGTGAGGTGTGGTCCAAAATGAATTCACGCTGCACCATGTTCATTAAGTTTACCATTGGTggaaaaaagtaaatgtttgtaaatcattcacaaattaaaaaatactttttattataaAGACTTTGACTTTGAACTCCTTTAAAAACATAATGGAACAGATGTATAAAAAGtctaatgaattaataattatattattattattatgggacCTAATGAGTGGGGAAgagtatgtattttatttaaatattaaatatgagGTTTTCGAGGACATTTCTTACTAAAGTAAAGATAACATGCACAATGCACAACACTGACAATAACTCTTCTGTATTGTCGGTGTATAGTTAATGTTA
This region includes:
- the LOC119198456 gene encoding ADP-ribosyl cyclase/cyclic ADP-ribose hydrolase 1-like isoform X2, which translates into the protein MGSFQTSVFGFFISQLCIGQLRAHLGTTANIRPIVVGRCYNYITLVTPSLRVDCEDIWRRFEESVVLRSSFNATVDYHQMFDAVPQTWPCNRCLFWSQTRNLMHSYTAVERHFWTLEDTLVGFMFNELVWCGREKRSGFDFGSCPPWAPSRRHPVYSLWRQASQNFAEMACGNVTVLLNGSISNAFNRQSMFGSVELDGLDPCRVDYVHIRVVTNLEGPFTESCSKGSIADLIQILRSRGFRWTCTLNDECLSSGP
- the LOC119198456 gene encoding ADP-ribosyl cyclase/cyclic ADP-ribose hydrolase 1-like isoform X1, encoding MGSFQTSVFGFFISQLCIGQLRAHLGTTANIRPIVVGRCYNYITLVTPSLRVDCEDIWRRFEESVVLRSSFNATVDYHQMFDAVPQTWPCNRCLFWSQTRNLMHSYTAVERHFWTLEDTLVGFMFNELVWCGREKRSGFDFGSCPPWAPSRRHPVYSLWRQASQNFAEMACGNVTVLLNGSISNAFNRQSMFGSVELDGLDPCRVDYVHIRVVTNLEGPFTESCSKGSIADLIQILRSRGFRWTCTLNDETLMNLQCVQNPEQASCQRCASGFSRGTEPPTDPCGC
- the LOC119198458 gene encoding inositol monophosphatase 1-like; translation: MSDPWQECLDLCVEVTKQAGKMIREALQKDIAVMQKSSPVDLVTETDQRVEQLIISSIKEKYPAHRFIGEESVAAGAPSVLTDDPTWIIDPIDGTTNFVHRFPFVSVSIGFTVKKEIEFGVVYSCIEDKMYTARKGKGAFCNGDPIKVSGQEDISQSLVLTEMNFNKDPERFQAMLANVESILTIPVHGIRSPGSAAVNMCLVACGSADAYYHMGIHCWDMAGGAAVVTEAGGVVMDISGGPFDLMSRRLIVGSSRAVAERIAERVTELHVGRDDAEG